The region GGAGTTGCGTTTTCGCACGATGTTCGAGGAAGCACCCATGGGCATCGCCCTGATCGATACCCTGAGCGGACAGTTTCTCGATATCAATCCACGCTATCTGGCCATCGCCGGGCGCAGCCTCGAGCATATGAAGAAATCGAGCTGGATGGAAATCAGCCATCCCGACGATGTGGCGGGCGAGCAGGAGCAGGTGGCGCAGCTGCTGGCGCGGCGCCTGAGCGGCTTTCGCCACTCGAAGCGCATCGTGCGCCCCGATGGCGGCGTGGTGTGGGTCGACGCCTCCGTGACGGCCATCGAGACGGCGCGCCACGGCGGTCCGCACCATCTGTGCATGCTGGAAGACGTGACGGACAAGCGGCAGTCGGAAGCGCTGATCTGGCAGCAAGCCAATTTCGATACCCTCACGCAATTGCCGAACCGCCGCATGTTCCACGAGCGCCTGCGCCTGGCGCTGGCGCAGGGACGGCGCGACACGAGCCGCGTGGCCATCCTGTTCATCGACCTCGACCACTTCAAGGAAGTCAACGATACGCTTGGTCATCACCAGGGCGACATCCTGCTGATCGAGGCGGCGCGGCGCATCCGCGTCGGCGTGCGCGAGACGGATACGGTGGCGCGCCTGGGCGGCGACGAATTCACGGTGATCCTGTCCGACCTCGATGACTTGCAGCAAGTCGACCGCATCGCGCGGCAGATACTCGACGGCTTGCTGGCGCCGTTCCTGCTGGGGCAGGAGCAGGCGTTCGTCTCGGCCTCGATCGGCATCACCCTGTATCCGGACGACGCGGGCAATATCGAAGACTTGCTCAAGCATGCGGACCAGGCCATGTATGTGTCGAAAGGCGCCGGGCGCAACCGCTACAGCTATTTCACGCCGGCCCTGCAGGTGGCGGCCGTCAACCGCATGCGCCTGGGCGCGGACTTGCGCACGGCCCTGCGCGAGCAGCAGATGCAGCTGTATTACCAGCCCATCGTCGCGCTGCACAGCGGCCGCATCGACAAGGCGGAAGCCTTGCTGCGCTGGAACCATCCGCAACGGGGCCTCGTGTACCCGCCCGACTTTCTCGCGCTGGCCGAAAGCAGCGGCCTGATCGTGGAAATCGGCGACTGGGTGCTGCGCGCGGCGGCCGCGCAGTTGCTGCGCTGGCGCGCGGACGGCCACGCCATCGGGCAGACGGGCTTGCAGCTGTGCCTGAACCTGTCGCCGCTGGAGTTGCAGCGCGAGGCGGAAGCGCCCGGCACCTGGCTGCGCCAGCTGATGGCGCTCGACGTGCCGGTCTCGGCCATCGTGCTCGACATGCGCGAGGATGCGCTGCTGGGAACGGGCAGCGGCGCCGGCAGCGGCATGGCGCAGCGGCTCCAGCATTTGCGCGATGCGGGCGTGCAGATCGCCCTCGACGATTTTGGCAGCGGCCATGCATCGCTGACGCAATTGCAGCAGTGCGGCATCGATTACCTGAAGATCGACGGCGCCATGATACGCAAGCTGGCACCGGGCGCCAGCGAGCTGGCCTTGTGCGAAGCCATCGTCAGCGTGGCGCACAAGCTGGGCATGCGGGTCATCGCCGAAGGGGTGGAAACGGCGGCGCAGCGGACGTTGCTGCATGACATAGGCTGCGACTATGCGCAAGGCTATCTGTTCGCCCCGCCCCTGACCATCGAAGCGTTCGATGCGCTGCTGCACGCGCAGCGGCCCTTGCCCCCTTGAAATGGGAGCGTCGCGCCAGCACATGCCAGCCAGGCCTGCGGGACAGGGCTCGCGGCGGGAACAGGCTTATACTCGATACGCTGGCGCCTGCGCCCGGCTTCAGCTGTCACCGGTCATCGACCGGTTGCGCAGGCAAATTTTCTTCCATTCACTCCAACTCGAGGTGTACTCATGGGCATTTTCAGCAATATCTACAACAAGATCTTCCACCATTCGTCCGATGCCGCCCCGGCTGCCACGCCGGCCGCCGCTACCGAGGCACCGGCAGCGAGCGCTCCTGCGGCCGCCCCGGCCGCCGCCGTGCCCGTGGTGGACGTGGAAGTGGTGCTGGTCGACCTGGCCAGCAAGAATGCGGAAAAACTCAATTGGCGCACATCCATCGTCGACCTGATGAAGCTGTTGCAACTCGACAGCAGCCTGGCGTCGCGCAAGGAACTGGCGCAAGAGCTGCATTTCACGGGCGATACCAATGATTCGGCCAGCATGAATATCTGGCTGCACCGCCAGGTGATGATCAAGCTGGCGGAAAACGGCGGAAAAGTCCCGGAAGAGCTGAAGAGCTGAAGAACTAAGAACTGCACACCTGGCGGCAGCAGGAATATCTCGCTGCCGCTATTCAATCCTGTGGGAACTGCCTATGATGGAGTTCCCATAGTGTCATGATAGCTAAAACCAATTGAAACTATTGTGACAATCAATTTTGCATATGGGTTAAAACCCCTTACACTAGAGTCTTACTGATTCACCACACGAGAGGAAATGACTATGTCGCTCATCAATACCCAAGTTAAACCATTCAAGGCAACCGCATACCACAATGGCAAGTTCGTCGACCTGACGGAAGCGTCGCTGAAAGGCAAGTGGTCGGTATTCGTGTTCTACCCAGCCGACTTCACCTTCGTTTGCCCAACCGAACTGGAAGATCTGGCCGATCACCACGCTGAATTCCAGAAACTGGGCGTCGATGTGTACGGTATCTCGACCGATACCCACTTCGCGCACAAAGCATGGCACGACACCTCGGATGCGATCAAGAAAGTGCAATACGCACTGATCGGCGACCCAACCGGCGCCCTGTCGCGCAACTTCGAAGTCATGATCGAAGAAGAAGGCCTGGCACTGCGCGGTACCTTCGTCATCAATCCGGACGGCTTCATCAAAGTGCTGGAAGTGCATGACAACGGCATCGGCCGTGACGCTGCAGAACTGCTGCGCAAAGTCAAAGCCGCCCAGTACGTGGCGAGCCACCCAGGCGAAGTATGCCCGGCAAAATGGACGGAAGGCGCAGCAACGCTGACCCCATCGCTGGACCTGGTTGGCAAGATCTAAGTTTTGAAGCTTTGAAACATCTAGCAGCAAACAAGTAGTTACCGCGATGCCGGACCGGGTGTCCGGCCCGGCATTCGCCTAA is a window of Janthinobacterium sp. 1_2014MBL_MicDiv DNA encoding:
- a CDS encoding EAL domain-containing protein gives rise to the protein MPVHALERVVLQLNFTHQFQFAGYYAAIEQGYYREAGLDVTLVEGGDGRRAETAVLAGQAEYGVGNSTLLLSRLAGKPVVVLAVVFQHSPSVLLMRQHGGAPDVHRLAGAPVMIGAPADVASASDEVSLFLKKMGVAPQQMRHLPPSYRVEDLIDGKVDAIAAYSTNEPDYLDRAGFPYYQFTPRTAGIDFYGDNLFTSEHELRRHPERVRAFRAASLRGWQYAMAHREEMAQLIHAKYSQRHDSAHLLYEAQQMELLLQPVLVELGYMNPQRWQHIADTYAAMGLLAPDATASAAYRGFLYRPVPGADLGWLYLSLGVAGSLLAVSAAFHFSNLARERRRTEETIRQGELRFRTMFEEAPMGIALIDTLSGQFLDINPRYLAIAGRSLEHMKKSSWMEISHPDDVAGEQEQVAQLLARRLSGFRHSKRIVRPDGGVVWVDASVTAIETARHGGPHHLCMLEDVTDKRQSEALIWQQANFDTLTQLPNRRMFHERLRLALAQGRRDTSRVAILFIDLDHFKEVNDTLGHHQGDILLIEAARRIRVGVRETDTVARLGGDEFTVILSDLDDLQQVDRIARQILDGLLAPFLLGQEQAFVSASIGITLYPDDAGNIEDLLKHADQAMYVSKGAGRNRYSYFTPALQVAAVNRMRLGADLRTALREQQMQLYYQPIVALHSGRIDKAEALLRWNHPQRGLVYPPDFLALAESSGLIVEIGDWVLRAAAAQLLRWRADGHAIGQTGLQLCLNLSPLELQREAEAPGTWLRQLMALDVPVSAIVLDMREDALLGTGSGAGSGMAQRLQHLRDAGVQIALDDFGSGHASLTQLQQCGIDYLKIDGAMIRKLAPGASELALCEAIVSVAHKLGMRVIAEGVETAAQRTLLHDIGCDYAQGYLFAPPLTIEAFDALLHAQRPLPP
- a CDS encoding DUF3597 domain-containing protein, producing MGIFSNIYNKIFHHSSDAAPAATPAAATEAPAASAPAAAPAAAVPVVDVEVVLVDLASKNAEKLNWRTSIVDLMKLLQLDSSLASRKELAQELHFTGDTNDSASMNIWLHRQVMIKLAENGGKVPEELKS
- the ahpC gene encoding alkyl hydroperoxide reductase subunit C; translation: MSLINTQVKPFKATAYHNGKFVDLTEASLKGKWSVFVFYPADFTFVCPTELEDLADHHAEFQKLGVDVYGISTDTHFAHKAWHDTSDAIKKVQYALIGDPTGALSRNFEVMIEEEGLALRGTFVINPDGFIKVLEVHDNGIGRDAAELLRKVKAAQYVASHPGEVCPAKWTEGAATLTPSLDLVGKI